Within Capra hircus breed San Clemente chromosome 7, ASM170441v1, whole genome shotgun sequence, the genomic segment ATGTCTATCCTTATTAATTTCTTAGACCTCTTAGATATCTTGATAAGGAGCCCTGGGAGTATAAAACGAGAAGAGAAGCTAGAAGATCTTAAGCTGCTTTTTGTACATGTACATCATCTCATAAATGAATATCGACCCCACCAAGCAAGAGAGACCTTGAGAGTCATGATGGAGGTGCAGAAACGTCAACGTCTTGAGACAGCCGAGAGGTTTCAGAAGCATCTGGAACGAGTCATTGAGATGATTCAGAATTGCTTGGCTTCTCTGCCTGATGATTTGCCTCATTCGGAAGCAGGGATCAGAGTAAAAACTGAACCAATGGACGCTGATGACAGCAACAATTGTATTGGACAGAAtgaacaacaaagagaaaattcaggtCATAGGAGAGATCAGATTATAGAGAAAGATGCTGCCTTGTGTGTCCTGAttgatgaaatgaatgaaaggCCGTGAAggatgtttcttttcctttccccttcagTGAATGGTAAACACATTAGTTAATTCACTTTTAGAGAGTTTCAAAAGAGAGATAACTAGAAAGAAGTCTTGCAAGCAGCTTGATTCTCCAACTTTCTCAATTGTGAGAAGTCATAGCAGTAATTTCACCTTATGGCAAGCATAGGTAAATGAGTGTGCCTACATTAATTAAGAGTGATCCCCTTAAAAAGCAGAGTGCAGGTATTTGTGGCATATCCGTGTTTCCAGAGTTGCAGTGAATTTTGAAGATATCTTCAGTGATAGCAGATCTCAACCCTGGGAAGTAGGTTTGTCATTTGCTTTAAGAGTGATAGATAATAAAAGATATCAGactttataaatgaaattatgaaaTCTTTGTTTCACTTAAAAACTTGCTTAATCTCTAAAAAAGAATAGTGTAACATGTTTAAAGAGAGGAACCCCAGAGTtgtaaaagtttcattttttctcttggcTGTTCTTGCAAACACCATCTCAGCCTCTTACCCCTATCCTGGATGGGTCCTGGAACTTTTATCCAGTCACTAAGAAGTCCTTTGATCACTTTTAGTTACAGACATTCattttaatcattaaaatgtctatgtAAATTATCTGTACTACATTTCCTAGATTCAGACTTCCTTAAGGGTGGAAGCCTGCCATGGAAAGGGGGTTTGGTGGCAGAGATCGCTGGATGTCCACCAGAGATTCTTGCTCCCCTGAGACATGCTGCCTTGCCAGAAACTGCAGTTCTCCATTCCCTGTGCATCTCTGTGAGGCCATGTGACTGAATTCTTAGCAGTGGAATATGATGTAAAAATCCAGGCCTGCCCCATAAAAGTTTTTTATATCACCCACCATTCTCTTCTCATCTGCTGGTTTGATGGTCACACCCAGTAAAACTTTGGAAGCCACTTGAAGATGGCAAAAGTTTGGTCATTTTGGGTCCTTGAATGCCTGAAGACCAGGACCTCCTTTCATTTTAACTCCACCCTCCCCACCGTCCCACCCCTCTCCTTACCCTTGCTGATTTAACTTCACCATGTGAATAAGAAGTCAACTTACTGTTGttattttgttgttactgttgttttgaGCACTGAGATTTCATTTCTgcacttctcttttctccaacCCCTCTTCCACTGAAATCTTGGTGGAGAGTCTGCTTTGTATATGAGGGTTTCTACCAGCCTTCCTCTTAATAAAGCATATTTAGAAATATGCTTTGAGTGATTCTCAAAGCATAGTGCTAGACTGGCAGCATTGACATCACTTGGGGACTGGTTATGCAAATTCTCAGGTCCACCCCAGGCATGTTAAAGTGAATTCTAGAAGTGGGGCTCAACAAACTGTGTTAAAGAGCTCTCAGGTGATTCCCATGCAGGCTCAAGCTTAAGAATCCCTGATAATGGTAAGGCTTTTTCCCAAATAAACAGGCAAAGTCCAGTTTAAAGTGGCCATGGGTCAATTCTGTGTGTGAAACACTCAtttatccttttctttaaaattctgggGCATTTAGGCTGTTCCCAAGTAGATAGCCTGTTCTGCATACTCTCTTGGACTGGGCCTAAGCCATGCCAGATGAGGGACAGACGTTCTTGGCAAGTGGGGCCACTCTACTGTTTCTGTCCGTGGGCCTCTTGCCTGTCAAAAAATatttggcttccctagtggctcagttgctaaagaatctgcctgcagtgctgagtttgatccttgggtcaggagaatcccctggagaaggaaatggcaacccactccggtactcttgctaggagaattccatggacagaggagccgggcaagttacagtccatgggatcacaaagagtcagacacgactgtaacTTTAAAGTAGATAACCTCTCTGTTAGGCAGATAGTTGGCAAGTCTCATTTGTTTTTTCCTCATATGTGTTTGGTATTGATTTTTTGGCTCCATAGACTCCAGGAGACACAGTCTGGGCTTTGTTAAGTTTAAATTGAAGGGGGAAGGAAACCCCTTCATGTCCCTGTGGCAGAATAAGGTAGATATAACACTTTAGCAACTCTCCAAAGGAATCTCCTTTGAACACAACCCTCTTATAACACTGAAGTACGTAACCAATTTTGCAAATCCTTGCATGGAAAAAACTAACTGAATCACATTATCACTATCACATCCTTAAGAGAGTCACAACATTATTTGTATATAATGTTTgttggagagaaagagagattaaaATTTCATGTGAAATCTTAAATTCTGACTTTGAAGGGATATGATCTTGCAGATCTGTCAGGGTGGAACTTGACATAAACTAATGAATTCTGATGTGAACTCCTGCTGTTACAATGGGaaaaaacactggtgaaaaaacACCAGTGGTCTGATAGTTGTTACAAATTTCAAAGTGTATGTAAAAACTCTAAGTATTAAAATACATCTTTGCACACCTGATCGTAATGAATATTCCTTATAAATTGATACCTTGAAGTGGAATATCTGAAGGTATAACCAGGGCAAGTCTTGAGATTACCAGTGCTGGGACCCAGACTACAAGGATTCTGGTTTCATTGTTCTGGAGTGGGGCCCTGAAATTGGGTTTAAGAAGTTTGTAGGTGACTACTGTGCCATAGGATAAAGGATTGCATTACTCAGTACTCTATACTTGTACTAGTTTAAGCAAAAGATGAATTTGTTGAAAGGATTATgaaatccttttaaatttatgaGATGAAGGATTTATGAAATCCCTAATAGGATTATTGAAATCACGTGTTACATGATTGAGGGGTAAGTTAAACATCCAAACCATGAAGAAGACTTGGAGGTTCTTTAGGGCAAGTGGGACTCAAACCTGACCCAGAACGCTTTGTCCctcctttctgatttttctgttaATTTCATTCTATACAAACCAGCTTCTTTGATGGTATGAGTGGAGAACATGTGTGCTAACAGTTCCTGAGTGTTAAGTCTTTCTGTACTACTGTCTGGGAGTTGTCTCCAAAAAAAAGGTAATTGACCAGCTGGAAGGGAGAAGTTAGGGGTGGCATTCCTGATTTCAGCTGGGCCATTCAGCTGGCggggggcgggcggcgggggggggggggtcagatTCTGTAAGAATATGACAGATCCAAACATGTTAATGTATGGAAGGAGGTGGTCCACCCCTCTGTTTAAGTCCATTTATTTGCTCTATTCATTTAGTGGATATTGTGGTCCTCTTTATTCCTGACACTGGTTTAGTTCCTGGGGGTATGAAGAgtaggaatgaaaatgaaagaaacaggatCACAAATAGGTTAATTTTTGAAGGCATAAATTCTTGCATTAACCATTCAGCCATTGTAACAAGAATCTTGCTTCCAATATATTTCTATTTCCTACTCAAAATGCCTTGTCCAcattattttctcaagttgtttcTGTGTTTGAAATTGTTAAGGGTTGTGGAAGACCATTTCAAATGTGCTGTGTTGTATTTAAGAGAAAAGACCTGTCCTGAGGTCACAGGAAACAGCAAGTACAAGTGTCTCTTGAGACAAAAGTTGGCATGATTTTGAGGGAAAAGGCTGTTAGGGCCACACCATAGGGAGGGAGGCGGTTGAAGCTAGAGAAGCAGATGGTGGTAGGTTACAGGACTTAGAAGGCCAGGGAAAGGAGTTTGCTCTGTCCTAAATCTGATGGGAAGTGTTGGGGGGAGAGGGGAATTTCCCCCTCTACCCTTCTTGAGTTCTTGAGATTGGACTGATAATAAAACTGACACAAGACAAATTGATAGGAGAAAATTTTAATTCCTATACACAGAGGTCTCAGCAATGGGACCTAAGAAGTAGCCAGAGCATTTATATTCTTTAGACAAACACTGAATTTGTGAGGAATTGGCATGTGCTCaatgaagaatctagacaatttGGGCTTGGAGTAATAAAGAGGTAACAAAGTTTATTTATATAGGCTTTTCAGTTCAAATTCCTTATCTCTGGTGATAAGGGTGTCCTTTTCCCTTCACTGTGGTGAGTGCACCTTTCATGGGAgaggtttgttttttgctttgggggAAATCGTGCAGGGGTGGGTTGGGAGAGGGTGGTCAGAGTGTCGCTCTTGTATTGGCCACTTCTTAGTTCAGTATGCCCTTGGAAATATTTTGGGGCACCCTGCCCTAAGTTGTAACATACATCAATAGCATGCATATAAAGCACTTAGTTGGCACTGTTctaatcaatatacagaaaaacattttatcCTCAAAACAACCCATTAAAATCATGATTTTTACACCATATTTCAGATGAGGGAGTGGAGACTCAGAAGGGTGTCATTTATCCAAAGTCACCAAGCTAGTGAGTGGCAAAGCCAGGATTGAAATATTCTAGTTTCAAAGCCTAAACCTTCATACTTTATTAcctctctgctgctgttgcttcccCATCATATATTTAATAAACCATAGGTAGTGAGTAACAGAGTCAAAAGTGGAATCTGATATTTTAACCCCCAAGTTCTTATTTTATACATCACATGGTATTAAACTGAGGAAAGAAGTTTGCAGATGGAAATTATGAGCTccttttgaacatttttaaagcatttatgtCAAATTTTGCTGCTGTCTTGAGATACTGTGCATTTAAGCCCTAGCCTTCCTAAAACTTGCTCTAAGTAGGTATCACCCCCACTTTATGAAAGTGGGGATCAGTTTTGTGGTTTGCACAGGTGGTGTATCCAGATTAGAATCTAGGTCAGGAGTTGACATTTTTTAGCCATTGTAATTACTCTTCTACTGCGGTACAAATGCAGGCATAGAAAATACATAGATAAATGAGAATGCTGTGTTCCAACTTTAGATATGGAGATTGAAACTTGAGTTTAAGTAATTTTTACCTGttatgaaatattcttttgattttttccaaaccatttaaacatgttaaaaataattCCTATCTTGTGGAATGTACAAAAACAGGCAGCCGAGTGAATTTGGCCAGAGGGTCTGATCTAGGTGATTGGATTCTTAACCCTGGAATAGTTTCATAAAACCACTTAATaactgcaaaataaaaattataggtTTGTTCTAGGGCTGAAGTGAGATTATGGCTACAGAGCACTCAGCATAATTTCTGGTACTTTGTAAGCTCAAAGGTCGACTGTTACTTTTCCTGCTAATTGCATTTGGCGTTTAGAATTCAAAACTGAGGAACTGGTTTCAAACTGTAATGTGGTGAGTCTAACAGTAAGTGGCACTGTTACCTCTTGTTTAGGGACTGCAGCCAGGTGATAGAAGAGGGGACTCAGATGGAGAAACTAATACTGAACTTTGTATTTAACAAGTGAGATGCTGTATCTGCTGTGGCCtacacatttttttctcatgGAGAGAATGGGGTATAGATTTCTCAAAATAATCAGTACTATGTTGTGAataagagttcttttttttttttttaattgattagaGCTTTTCTCTCAGGGCTGCCTGGATAAGACCTGAGGAAGACCTCAGATACTGTTGGTTAGTTCTGAGTAGATGATGACAGAAAGATGCTTCTCACATCTGCTTAGCATCAAGCTGTGAAGC encodes:
- the MED7 gene encoding mediator of RNA polymerase II transcription subunit 7; protein product: MGEPQQVSALPPPPMQYIKEYTDENIQEGLAPKPPPPIKDSYMMFGNQFQCDDLIIRPLESQGIERLHPMQFDHKKELRKLNMSILINFLDLLDILIRSPGSIKREEKLEDLKLLFVHVHHLINEYRPHQARETLRVMMEVQKRQRLETAERFQKHLERVIEMIQNCLASLPDDLPHSEAGIRVKTEPMDADDSNNCIGQNEQQRENSGHRRDQIIEKDAALCVLIDEMNERP